In a genomic window of Tripterygium wilfordii isolate XIE 37 chromosome 8, ASM1340144v1, whole genome shotgun sequence:
- the LOC120004156 gene encoding WD-40 repeat-containing protein MSI1-like, which translates to MGKDEEEMRGEIEERLINEEYKIWKKNTPFLYDLVITHALEWPSLTVEWLPDREEPPGKDYSVQKMILGTHTSDNEPNYLMLAQVQLPLDDAENDARHYEADRSDVGGFGAANGKVQIIQQINHDGEVNRARYMPQNPFIIATKTIGAEVFVFDYSKHPSKPPLDGACNPDLRLRGHTTEGYGLSWSKFKHGHLLSGSDDAQICLWDINATPKNKALDATQIFKVHEGVVEDVAWHLRHEYLFGSVGDDQYMHIWDLRIPSVTKPVQSVVAHQSEVNCLAFNPFNEWVVATGSTDKTVKLFDLRKIGTALHTFDCHKEEVFQVGWNPKNETILSSCCLGRRLMVWDLSRIDEEQTPEDAEDGPPELLFIHGGHTSKISDFSWNPCEDWVIASVAEDNILQIWQMAENIYHDEDDIPGDDTTKGS; encoded by the exons ATGGGGAAAGACGAGGAGGAGATGAGGGGAGAGATTGAGGAGAGACTGATCAACGAAGAGTACAAAATCTGGAAAAAGAACACTCCTTTCCTCTACGATTTGGTCATCACTCATGCCCTAGAGTGGCCCTCTCTCACTGTCGAATGGCTTCCCGACCGGGAGGAGCCGCCGGGGAAGGACTACTCCGTCCAGAAGATGATTCTTGGTACTCACACCTCCGATAACGAGCCCAATTACCTCATGCTTGCCCAGGTCCAGCTCCCTCTCGATGATGCCGAGAACGATGCTCGCCACTACGAAGCTGACCGCTCCGACGTTGGCGGATTCGGTGCCGCCAACGGAAAAGTCCAGATTATACAGCAGATCAACCACGACGGCGAGGTCAATCGCGCTAGGTATATGCCGCAGAACCCCTTTATTATCGCTACCAAAACCATCGGTGCAGAAGTGTTTGTCTTTGACTACAGCAAGCATCCCTCTAAACCCCCTCTTGACGGCGCGTGCAACCCCGACCTGCGGCTCAGGGGTCACACCACAGAGGGTTACGGGTTGTCTTGGAGCAAGTTCAAGCACGGGCATTTGCTTAGCGGTTCTGATGATGCCCAAATCTGTCTATGGGATATCAACGCCACTCCCAAGAACAAGGCCCTCGATGCTACGCAGATATTCAAGGTCCACGAGGGTGTTGTTGAGGATGTGGCCTGGCATCTTAGGCATGAATACCTGTTTGGTTCTGTAGGGGATGACCAATACATGCATATATGGGATCTCCGCATTCCGTCGGTTACCAAGCCTGTCCAGTCCGTAGTTGCTCACCAGAGTGAG GTTAACTGCTTAGCTTTTAATCCATTCAATGAATGGGTTGTGGCAACGGGGTCTACTGATAAGACTGTTAAGTTATTTGATCTACGCAAGATCGGCACTGCACTCCACACGTTTGATTGTCACAA GGAGGAAGTTTTCCAAGTGGGGTGGAATCCGAAGAATGAGACTATTCTTTCTTCTTGTTGCCTTGGGAGAAGGCTTATGGTGTGGGATCTTAGCAG AATTGATGAGGAACAAACACCAGAGGATGCTGAAGATGGTCCCCCCGAGTTGCTCTTCATTCATGGTGGTCACACTAGTAAAATATCGGATTTTTCGTGGAATCCTTGTGAGGATTGGGTCATCGCTAGTGTGGCTGAAGATAACATCCTTCAAATATGGCAGATGGCAGAGAATATCTATCATGATGAAGATGATATACCAGGAGATGACACCACCAAAGGTTCTTAA
- the LOC120004158 gene encoding uncharacterized protein LOC120004158: MALSSGGSLPFIRAVGPDAPNRNGDAVPSLRLSVPKPCWIVRTESNVRKMVRKKPDPPCVVCNGSGTVDCLSCRGKGRTNCVHLPMLPNGEWPKWCRDCRGSGLGLCTRCLGTGEYRHIMGFSFMKMDSDQNHKQQPPQVGFNSNSGPHTAADRLLNEDLWNDQGR; encoded by the exons ATGGCTTTGAGCAGCGGCGGAAGCCTTCCCTTCATAAGAGCCGTCGGACCGGATGCTCCGAATCGGAACGGCGATGCCGTTCCTTCTCTCCGTCTCTCCGTCCCTAAGCCGTGTTGGATTGTCCGAACTGAG TCAAATGTTCGAAAAATGGTGAGGAAGAAACCAGACCCTCCTTGCGTTGTCTGCAATGGCAGTGGAACAGTTGATTGTCTATCTTGTCGCGGAAAAG GAAGGACGAATTGTGTGCATTTACCGATGCTTCCAAATGGGGAATGGCCAAAATG GTGCAGGGATTGTCGTGGCAGTGGACTTGGCTTGTGTACCCGTTGCCTTGGAACCGGAGAGTACAGGCATATCATGGGCTTCAGCTTCATGAAGATGGATTCTGATCAAAATCACAAGCAGCAGCCACCACAAGTTGGATTTAACTCCAATTCAGGACCTCATACTGCAGCTGATCGACTCCTGAATGAAGACTTATGGAACGACCAGGGAAGATAG